The following coding sequences lie in one Nitrospirota bacterium genomic window:
- a CDS encoding helix-turn-helix transcriptional regulator yields MKGSPINGQTRRLYELQAEICSALAHPIRLQILDLLSEGEKNSSQLLEILKIPKANLSQHLSVLKDAGLVNSRREGLFHFFSVAIPQIKDACSLVKRVLNEKLTEQERIAFEVKRDLNEARLSKKKGSIQ; encoded by the coding sequence ATGAAGGGATCTCCGATAAACGGCCAGACCAGGCGTCTTTATGAATTACAGGCTGAAATCTGTTCGGCCCTCGCTCATCCCATCAGGCTTCAAATTCTCGACCTGTTGTCCGAGGGAGAAAAAAATAGCAGTCAACTCCTTGAAATTTTAAAAATTCCAAAGGCGAACCTGTCCCAACACCTGTCGGTTTTGAAAGACGCCGGACTGGTCAATAGCCGCCGGGAAGGGCTTTTCCATTTTTTTAGCGTCGCAATTCCTCAAATTAAAGACGCCTGTTCCCTGGTTAAGAGGGTTTTGAATGAAAAATTAACCGAACAGGAGCGGATAGCGTTCGAGGTCAAACGCGATCTAAATGAAGCGCGGCTTTCGAAAAAAAAAGGGAGCATCCAATGA
- a CDS encoding TolC family protein, producing the protein MKAVRTFLTVLCLSASIAVWPVSTEAEPLPVEVSFPRLWDLVQKHAPSEQAGELELKAFQAEQERAIRQGYPRLFLDARAFSTNDSALSFISLLNQREIQSSDFSPDFLNYPGHQFFQKATLGLDWPFYDGGAKRSRIDSQAKEVLAKTFEKKNSRLQLYQETASLFGSAMIFEKQSDSLGKLSETVNRNLERYRIGVKSNPLGYSGLLGLKTLKNRINEALLENDVHRASAKSALEEKAMELPRSWSPRTTPGDGESIADFVRMFLPSSPDNAKARRSAQSEKLQAEAEAAEKRILGEKAARLPRAGLFSEASLANGNRDLASSYVLGLYLRWDIFSMEPYKKAERAELNSLAMKARAEDFRLKEKIDTENAKRSSEALEKRIALTTESSRLLEEQTITSQKLFSTGAINMLQFLEVLNQNLEITLNLNDAEIAYLNENLIRIKGTDFEIPIASAGGQSDQ; encoded by the coding sequence ATGAAGGCTGTAAGAACGTTTTTAACGGTTTTATGCCTGTCAGCATCGATAGCGGTCTGGCCTGTTTCGACAGAGGCCGAACCCCTCCCGGTTGAAGTTTCATTCCCCCGGCTCTGGGATCTGGTTCAGAAACATGCCCCCTCTGAACAGGCCGGGGAACTGGAATTAAAAGCTTTTCAGGCCGAACAAGAAAGAGCGATTCGCCAGGGGTATCCTCGCCTTTTTCTTGACGCGCGAGCCTTTTCAACCAATGATTCAGCCCTTTCCTTTATCTCCCTTTTAAATCAAAGGGAGATTCAATCCTCTGATTTTTCCCCCGATTTTTTAAATTACCCCGGGCACCAATTTTTTCAAAAGGCCACTTTAGGCCTGGATTGGCCCTTTTATGACGGAGGGGCAAAAAGATCGCGGATTGACTCTCAAGCAAAAGAGGTTCTTGCGAAAACCTTTGAGAAAAAAAACAGCCGCCTTCAGCTTTATCAGGAAACGGCTTCTCTTTTCGGTTCTGCCATGATCTTCGAGAAACAATCGGACTCTCTTGGAAAACTGTCAGAAACCGTCAACCGTAACCTGGAGCGCTACCGGATTGGCGTTAAGAGCAACCCGCTTGGCTATTCCGGACTGCTGGGCCTCAAAACATTGAAAAACAGGATTAATGAAGCCCTTCTGGAAAACGACGTCCACCGGGCTTCCGCAAAAAGCGCTCTTGAAGAAAAAGCGATGGAACTGCCCAGGTCGTGGAGCCCCCGCACAACGCCCGGAGACGGAGAGAGCATTGCGGATTTTGTTCGAATGTTTCTTCCGTCATCACCTGACAACGCAAAGGCGAGGCGCTCCGCCCAATCAGAAAAGCTGCAGGCCGAAGCAGAAGCCGCTGAAAAGCGGATTTTGGGAGAAAAGGCGGCCCGGCTCCCCCGGGCCGGGCTTTTTTCTGAAGCGTCTCTCGCGAACGGCAACAGAGACCTCGCCAGTTCCTATGTTCTCGGACTTTATCTTCGGTGGGATATTTTTTCGATGGAACCCTATAAAAAAGCGGAGCGGGCCGAATTAAACAGCCTCGCCATGAAAGCAAGGGCGGAAGATTTCCGTTTGAAAGAAAAAATTGATACCGAAAACGCAAAACGGTCCTCTGAGGCCCTGGAAAAACGGATTGCCCTGACCACCGAAAGCTCCCGGCTTCTCGAGGAACAAACCATCACCTCCCAAAAGCTTTTTTCAACCGGAGCGATTAATATGCTCCAGTTCCTCGAAGTGTTGAATCAGAATCTGGAGATAACCCTGAATTTGAACGACGCGGAAATAGCCTACCTTAACGAAAACCTGATCCGGATAAAAGGGACTGATTTTGAGATCCCTATCGCCTCAGCAGGGGGCCAAAGTGATCAATAA
- a CDS encoding efflux RND transporter permease subunit: MKEGFAGLLAKAFVHSKLTPVIAIISLVLGFGAVWLTPKEEEPQISLPMIDIQTGAPGFEAAEVERQVTEPIERAVWGLDGVEYVYSSSRAHSSLVTVRFKVGEPMEPSLVKVHHKLLSMRNDLPSSALPSQVKSYSIDDVSFLTLTFSSPTRDDYSLRTLVAPLARELSSTPDLSRVEMLGGQKRSVRVIVDPGQLSARGVSLTAVADALTTNDAFGPAGKTWGRKMVYDVEIGKRPAKASDIEEIAIGQRGGRVIHIKDVASVVDGPEEETKASLLIDKKHGSTPQKAVSIVFAKRKGTNVVVLANQLLERAKLFSKTLPPDISMTTVRNFGATAADKSKELIEHLLLATLSVTVLIAIMMGIRASLVVAIAIPVTLSLTLAIYYFMGYTLNRVTLFALIFSIGILVDDAIVVVENIERHLKSGANDGMTRTIIRAVSEVGNPTILATFTVIAAILPMAFVRGLMGPYMKPIPVGASLAMILSLLVAFIITPWAAVKLLRKAHAPKEDAPPSNSGKEGFLDRFYRSVTERILSQRRYAAGFALLIAVLFLAAGSLLYFKAVKVKMLPFDNKNEFQILIDYPPTTPLAQTAVWSTELAQTLIQNPEVKRVQIYTGEPAPFSFSGMVKHTYLRHQDFLNDFQILLTDKNERKDSSHEIIESLRPRISAFGKSKNAVIKVLEIPPGPPVLATLVAEIYGPTEAIRREVAQNVYQVFQEEPSVVDLDFSWRPGRPRQIYFYDQARGGLFGTRSEQPLELGKYIFSETPLLYLDDFSSPEEVSIDLSIDPAIRSGSHPFQGETIRSFESGVVPMSQVIRPPVLRDQETLFRKNLKPVSYVMSELSGKEEAPVYGVLKLSPKIHYPTQTADVPWDTASPVVKWDGEWFITYEVFRDLGMAFAFVMVLIYVLVVGWFKSFSVPLVIMAPIPISLIGILPGHALIGAFFTATSMIGFIAGAGIIVRNSIILVDFIEQQIQSGAPLKEAVVSAGILRFRPMLMTAAAVVVGSSVILFDPIFQGLAISLIFGEIAATLLSRLAVPVLYYWFIGKSRVRFILNNQQEGRNHVH; this comes from the coding sequence ATGAAAGAGGGATTTGCCGGTCTCCTGGCTAAAGCCTTTGTACACTCCAAACTGACGCCGGTTATCGCGATCATTAGCCTGGTTCTCGGATTTGGGGCCGTCTGGCTCACGCCCAAGGAAGAAGAGCCCCAGATTTCACTTCCGATGATTGATATTCAAACCGGGGCGCCCGGATTTGAAGCGGCGGAAGTCGAGCGGCAGGTGACCGAACCGATCGAACGGGCAGTCTGGGGACTGGACGGCGTCGAATATGTTTACTCTTCAAGCCGGGCCCACAGCAGTCTGGTCACGGTCCGGTTTAAAGTCGGGGAACCCATGGAACCCAGCCTGGTAAAAGTCCACCATAAGCTGTTGAGTATGCGAAACGATCTCCCCTCTTCCGCGTTACCCTCTCAAGTGAAGTCTTACTCGATCGACGATGTTTCTTTTCTCACCCTGACCTTTAGCTCACCCACCCGGGATGACTATTCTCTTCGCACCCTGGTCGCCCCGCTGGCACGGGAACTCTCAAGCACCCCCGATTTAAGCCGTGTCGAAATGCTCGGAGGGCAAAAGCGGTCAGTCCGGGTCATTGTAGATCCCGGCCAGCTGTCTGCCCGGGGGGTATCACTTACCGCGGTGGCCGACGCCCTGACGACCAATGACGCCTTCGGGCCTGCCGGAAAAACCTGGGGCAGAAAAATGGTTTACGACGTTGAAATCGGGAAACGTCCGGCAAAAGCCTCGGATATCGAAGAAATCGCAATCGGGCAGAGAGGCGGAAGGGTGATCCACATCAAAGATGTTGCCTCGGTGGTCGATGGCCCGGAAGAAGAGACCAAAGCCTCTCTTCTGATCGATAAAAAGCATGGGAGCACGCCGCAAAAAGCGGTTTCCATTGTTTTTGCCAAACGGAAAGGAACGAATGTCGTGGTCCTGGCCAATCAATTGCTGGAACGGGCCAAACTGTTTTCTAAAACCCTTCCCCCCGATATTTCGATGACGACCGTCAGAAATTTCGGCGCCACCGCCGCGGACAAATCGAAAGAATTGATCGAACATCTTCTTCTTGCCACTTTATCGGTGACGGTCCTCATCGCCATCATGATGGGCATAAGGGCCTCTCTGGTCGTCGCCATTGCCATTCCGGTCACGCTCTCTTTGACCCTCGCGATTTATTATTTTATGGGCTATACGCTGAATCGGGTTACCCTTTTTGCTTTGATTTTTTCAATTGGAATTCTTGTGGACGATGCCATTGTGGTCGTCGAAAATATCGAACGCCATTTAAAATCAGGGGCCAATGACGGGATGACACGGACCATTATCCGGGCGGTGTCTGAAGTCGGCAATCCGACCATCCTGGCGACTTTTACGGTGATTGCGGCCATTTTACCGATGGCGTTTGTCCGAGGCCTGATGGGGCCTTATATGAAACCGATTCCGGTTGGCGCCAGCCTGGCCATGATCCTCTCTCTCCTCGTGGCTTTTATCATTACCCCGTGGGCGGCGGTAAAACTCCTTCGGAAGGCGCATGCGCCAAAAGAGGACGCTCCTCCGTCCAATTCCGGGAAAGAGGGTTTCCTCGACCGGTTTTATCGAAGCGTTACCGAAAGAATCCTCTCTCAACGGCGGTACGCCGCCGGTTTTGCCCTTTTGATCGCCGTCTTGTTTTTGGCCGCCGGAAGTCTCTTATATTTCAAAGCCGTTAAAGTCAAAATGCTCCCCTTTGACAATAAAAATGAGTTCCAGATTTTAATAGACTACCCCCCGACGACCCCTCTGGCGCAAACAGCCGTTTGGTCAACCGAGCTTGCCCAAACCCTCATTCAAAACCCGGAGGTTAAACGGGTCCAGATCTACACCGGCGAACCGGCCCCCTTTTCTTTTTCGGGAATGGTCAAACATACCTATCTGCGCCACCAGGATTTTCTAAACGATTTTCAAATTCTTCTTACCGATAAAAACGAAAGAAAAGACTCGAGTCACGAAATCATTGAAAGTCTAAGACCGCGGATCTCCGCCTTTGGGAAATCAAAAAACGCGGTGATTAAAGTCCTGGAGATTCCACCCGGACCTCCCGTTCTGGCCACCCTGGTTGCGGAAATTTACGGCCCGACGGAAGCGATCCGGAGAGAGGTCGCCCAAAACGTCTATCAGGTTTTTCAGGAAGAACCAAGTGTGGTTGACCTGGATTTTTCCTGGCGGCCAGGCCGTCCCCGGCAGATTTATTTTTATGATCAGGCCAGAGGGGGCCTGTTCGGAACCCGTTCAGAACAGCCTCTGGAATTGGGAAAATATATCTTTTCAGAAACGCCCTTGCTTTATCTGGATGACTTTTCCAGTCCGGAAGAGGTTTCGATCGACTTGTCGATCGATCCCGCGATCCGGTCGGGCAGCCATCCCTTTCAGGGAGAGACGATCCGTTCTTTTGAATCGGGCGTTGTTCCCATGAGCCAGGTTATTCGTCCTCCTGTTTTGCGTGATCAGGAAACGCTTTTCCGAAAAAATTTAAAACCGGTTTCTTATGTCATGAGCGAGCTTTCGGGAAAGGAAGAGGCCCCCGTCTACGGCGTTTTAAAATTGTCTCCTAAAATTCATTACCCCACTCAGACAGCGGACGTTCCGTGGGATACGGCCTCCCCGGTGGTCAAATGGGATGGAGAGTGGTTTATTACCTACGAGGTCTTCCGGGACCTCGGCATGGCGTTTGCTTTTGTCATGGTTTTAATTTATGTGCTGGTCGTCGGATGGTTCAAAAGTTTCTCAGTCCCCCTGGTGATCATGGCTCCGATCCCCATCAGTTTAATCGGCATCCTGCCGGGGCATGCGCTTATCGGCGCTTTCTTTACCGCCACTTCGATGATCGGCTTCATCGCCGGCGCTGGGATCATTGTGAGAAACTCAATTATTCTGGTCGATTTCATCGAACAACAGATCCAGTCGGGCGCCCCTCTTAAAGAAGCGGTGGTCAGCGCCGGAATTTTAAGGTTCAGACCGATGCTCATGACGGCCGCGGCGGTCGTCGTTGGGAGTTCTGTCATTCTTTTCGACCCGATTTTTCAGGGACTCGCCATCAGCCTTATTTTCGGCGAAATTGCCGCAACCCTTTTGAGCCGCCTGGCGGTTCCCGTTCTTTACTACTGGTTTATCGGTAAAAGCCGTGTCCGGTTTATTTTAAACAACCAACAGGAAGGAAGAAATCATGTCCATTGA
- a CDS encoding DUF2892 domain-containing protein, translated as MSIENKIRAFAGGMILLSIALTLLHSHYWLFLTGFVGINLLQSSFTRFCPLEMILKKA; from the coding sequence ATGTCCATTGAAAATAAAATTCGCGCTTTCGCGGGGGGAATGATCCTCCTCAGCATTGCACTGACCCTTTTGCATTCTCATTACTGGCTCTTCTTAACCGGGTTTGTAGGAATCAATCTCCTGCAATCAAGTTTTACCAGATTCTGCCCGCTTGAGATGATTTTGAAAAAAGCCTGA